A single genomic interval of Shewanella psychropiezotolerans harbors:
- a CDS encoding S8 family serine peptidase — translation MKKKLAVAISLALLSAGIKAQSFETANGETVELNIPNSLVKQKLRNSLDFVENVKFIPESGLGEHEYVYIIRLKDPAVANYQGQIAGLKATSPQFVKNSSGTNKHQSGKLNIAKSEVKAYRSYLQSKQSHFLMKAQATTGHNIEAITQFSYAFNGMSVRMTQAQAIKLAALPDVAFIERERLERLETDVSQTLIGSPKVWDGSATGTKAMGEGVIVGVIDSGINSDHDSFADIGQDGYDHTNPWGQGVYVGDCKTDFIEMCNDKLIGIHSYSEITDNYDDATVFGDTPPAKNGEDYGGHGSHVASTAAGNILLNVPLVEGAVGKLEGDGIETGVEFSQISGVAPHANIIAYQICSPGDDKDTYAGCSSTAILKALDDTIKDGVDVINFSISGGGNPWQSSAEQAFLSARNAGIFVAVAAGNTRTGGPFQVPYSTKKNAPWYTSVANSTHNRDVARSVEFNNTNYDFTPGSGPVQTQSISAIPLYAGSLDITNVEGCNAFAEKAFENKVALIKRGTCAFSDKVNNATAAGATAVIVFNKDGEANTRLTMSSLEKSTIPAIFIGNLDGLEIVATLAENPVLEVRIDPKPKILEREADVLSPGSLIGPNATNDVIVPFVAAPGSDIYAAYSDQQFGHDKSGTKPADFTLMSGTSMASPHVAGAGALLKSAHKDWTPDNIRSALMLTATTAQGMKKADGNTMADAFDVGSGRIRVDLAAKTGLIMDELALNYVIANPSTNGEPHKLNIPSMANSKCVNTCSWIRTVTATGDGNWNATSTSITDHFKLTVSPETFSLKTGESQAITVTADVTDVGEDWGFGQLTLTSDAYPDANMPIVTKIAKRNLPTHLTIDAYRDADERNYTDLKAIDLPGLTARVTSLKLSDSFESKVKQDSNVSSALDDLQDGVQIFKFSVDDNALYFRSSISYTTSPDLDMFVLLDKKDGSNTSLIAKSAFAGSNESVLITAPQPGDYYILVQNYQASAADSEDTFGLKQLTLYDETSENLSLSLSGEMKNFALNLAWDEKMLAGDEGLAVIKLMSSDDKIADVSLPIVFERKADDVIMPLKETLSGDLSAGVAKTVISKIEANKTQETRIYKLAAKIPEGHEVTNITHDGKLVDNVINWSVEMTSGMTRQDVKFDFIPRKASTQNSLTLSNIVDNPTAKKLEQVYNFDVAEAKPVAKVDAPSSILEGQTLVLDASVSSDPNGDTLSYKWTQLGGTSVSFNDSADKLSIVAPTVGAVLKHSLFKLRFMTATVTKTQA, via the coding sequence ATGAAAAAAAAATTAGCAGTGGCCATATCCTTGGCTTTGTTGTCTGCTGGCATCAAAGCTCAAAGCTTTGAAACTGCAAACGGAGAAACCGTTGAACTAAATATTCCAAACTCACTCGTTAAACAGAAACTAAGAAATAGCTTAGATTTTGTTGAAAACGTAAAGTTTATTCCTGAGTCCGGGTTAGGTGAGCATGAATATGTGTATATTATTCGATTAAAAGATCCGGCAGTAGCGAATTATCAAGGCCAAATCGCCGGACTAAAAGCAACCAGCCCACAGTTTGTCAAAAATAGCTCAGGTACTAACAAGCACCAAAGTGGCAAACTAAACATAGCAAAATCAGAAGTAAAAGCTTACAGAAGTTACCTGCAATCAAAACAAAGCCATTTTTTAATGAAGGCCCAAGCCACTACAGGTCACAATATCGAGGCCATCACACAATTTAGCTATGCTTTTAACGGGATGTCAGTTCGTATGACACAAGCTCAGGCGATTAAACTTGCAGCGCTTCCGGATGTAGCTTTTATTGAGCGTGAACGTTTGGAACGATTAGAAACCGATGTTAGCCAAACTCTCATCGGTTCACCAAAGGTGTGGGATGGTTCAGCAACCGGTACCAAAGCCATGGGCGAGGGAGTCATTGTTGGGGTCATTGACTCCGGAATTAACTCAGATCATGACTCCTTCGCCGATATTGGCCAAGACGGTTATGACCACACAAACCCATGGGGACAAGGTGTCTATGTTGGCGATTGTAAAACCGATTTCATCGAAATGTGTAACGATAAGCTGATCGGTATACATAGTTACTCGGAGATCACCGATAACTATGATGATGCAACTGTATTCGGCGATACACCACCAGCCAAAAACGGAGAGGATTACGGTGGTCATGGTTCCCATGTAGCAAGTACCGCAGCGGGTAATATTCTGCTAAATGTCCCTCTGGTCGAAGGTGCGGTGGGGAAACTTGAGGGCGACGGCATAGAAACTGGCGTTGAGTTCTCACAGATCTCAGGCGTCGCTCCTCATGCTAATATCATCGCTTATCAGATCTGTAGCCCAGGGGACGATAAAGATACCTATGCTGGCTGCTCAAGCACAGCTATCTTAAAAGCCCTGGATGATACAATCAAAGATGGAGTCGATGTCATAAACTTCTCCATCAGTGGAGGTGGCAACCCATGGCAGAGCTCTGCTGAACAAGCTTTCCTTAGCGCAAGAAATGCAGGTATTTTTGTCGCCGTTGCAGCAGGCAATACCCGAACAGGCGGTCCATTTCAAGTCCCCTACTCAACCAAAAAAAATGCACCTTGGTACACCTCTGTGGCAAACTCAACTCATAACAGAGATGTCGCAAGATCCGTTGAATTCAATAACACCAACTATGACTTTACGCCTGGCTCTGGTCCAGTACAAACACAGAGCATATCCGCTATTCCCCTATACGCTGGCAGTCTCGATATCACTAATGTTGAAGGCTGTAATGCTTTTGCCGAGAAAGCGTTCGAAAATAAAGTCGCACTCATTAAACGAGGAACCTGCGCCTTTAGCGATAAAGTCAATAATGCTACGGCAGCAGGTGCTACAGCCGTTATCGTATTCAATAAAGATGGTGAAGCGAATACCAGGTTGACCATGTCAAGTCTGGAAAAAAGCACAATCCCAGCTATCTTCATTGGTAACCTTGATGGATTAGAGATAGTTGCAACGCTTGCTGAAAACCCAGTATTGGAAGTCCGCATAGATCCTAAACCAAAAATCCTTGAGAGAGAAGCAGACGTGCTCTCTCCAGGCTCATTAATCGGACCTAACGCCACGAATGATGTCATCGTTCCCTTTGTTGCAGCGCCGGGTTCCGATATCTATGCAGCCTATTCTGATCAACAGTTTGGTCACGATAAATCAGGCACAAAGCCCGCTGACTTTACCTTAATGTCAGGCACCTCTATGGCAAGCCCTCATGTCGCCGGCGCTGGGGCACTACTGAAATCAGCGCATAAAGATTGGACACCGGACAATATCCGCTCAGCACTCATGTTAACCGCGACTACAGCCCAAGGGATGAAAAAAGCCGACGGGAACACCATGGCCGATGCTTTTGATGTGGGTTCTGGACGTATTCGTGTTGATCTGGCCGCAAAGACTGGTCTTATCATGGATGAATTAGCACTGAATTATGTGATTGCCAATCCATCAACCAATGGTGAACCACACAAGCTTAATATTCCCAGCATGGCCAACTCTAAATGTGTTAATACTTGCAGCTGGATACGAACGGTCACCGCAACCGGCGACGGTAACTGGAATGCCACAAGTACCAGCATCACAGACCACTTTAAACTGACGGTCTCTCCGGAGACATTCAGTTTAAAAACAGGTGAAAGCCAAGCGATTACGGTCACAGCAGATGTCACCGATGTCGGAGAGGATTGGGGCTTTGGCCAACTAACACTGACATCTGATGCATATCCAGATGCCAATATGCCGATAGTAACTAAGATAGCTAAACGCAACTTACCCACTCACCTCACCATTGATGCCTACCGTGATGCCGACGAACGTAACTACACAGATCTTAAAGCTATTGACCTTCCAGGCCTCACAGCTCGCGTCACATCGTTAAAGTTAAGTGACAGCTTTGAGTCTAAGGTAAAACAGGACTCAAATGTCAGCAGCGCACTGGATGACTTACAGGATGGTGTACAGATATTTAAATTTTCGGTGGATGATAATGCGCTCTATTTCAGAAGTTCAATCAGCTATACCACTTCGCCCGATCTCGATATGTTTGTCTTGTTAGACAAAAAAGATGGCAGCAATACCAGCTTAATAGCAAAATCCGCCTTTGCAGGCTCCAATGAAAGCGTATTGATCACCGCGCCTCAGCCCGGTGATTACTATATTCTAGTGCAAAACTATCAAGCCTCAGCAGCTGACTCTGAGGATACGTTCGGTCTCAAGCAACTGACGCTATATGATGAAACATCAGAGAATCTGTCGCTGAGTCTAAGCGGAGAGATGAAAAATTTCGCCTTGAACTTGGCCTGGGATGAAAAGATGTTAGCGGGTGATGAGGGGCTAGCGGTCATTAAACTGATGAGCTCAGATGATAAGATCGCGGATGTTTCACTACCAATCGTATTCGAGCGTAAAGCTGATGATGTGATTATGCCCTTAAAAGAAACCCTTTCAGGTGATTTATCGGCAGGTGTAGCGAAAACAGTAATCAGCAAGATTGAAGCGAATAAAACTCAGGAGACCCGAATCTATAAATTGGCAGCCAAGATACCTGAAGGCCATGAGGTGACCAACATCACTCACGACGGTAAGTTGGTTGATAATGTGATCAATTGGAGTGTCGAGATGACTTCCGGTATGACAAGACAAGATGTTAAATTTGATTTTATCCCCCGTAAAGCCAGCACACAAAACAGCTTAACCTTGTCCAATATTGTCGATAATCCAACGGCTAAAAAACTAGAACAAGTTTACAACTTCGATGTAGCTGAAGCTAAGCCAGTCGCTAAAGTCGATGCACCAAGCTCTATCCTAGAAGGCCAAACCTTAGTGTTAGATGCCAGTGTCTCTTCAGATCCTAATGGTGACACCTTAAGCTATAAATGGACCCAACTAGGTGGAACAAGTGTGTCATTTAATGATTCTGCAGACAAACTTAGCATAGTGGCGCCAACAGTGGGGGCAGTGCTCAAACACTCTCTTTTCAAGTTGAGGTTCATGACGGCAACGGTAACAAAGACTCAAGCTTAA
- a CDS encoding methyltransferase produces MTTQFSVADIELELHRYPSEQESNLQAWDAADEHLIKHLTDIEQTAVTTAIINDNFGALTASLLSIDSQWPLLLETDAKTSQLGTQQNLTKNKLNSENIQWVNSREALPSSVELVLMKLPKNLTYFAHQLNRLSQILPQGTQVLIGAKAKSINKSLLEVFAKNLGPASASLTWKKTRVITCISDGKIRSLPQGVNWSIPELKLEISNLSNVFAANKLDIGARIMLDNMPKGEFTSIIDLGCGNGVLGLHAKQVFPKAYIHFIDDSEMAVESARQNWALNNLDTEGLVGEQASFGWDDCLTHLNEGVRPDLILCNPPFHQGEAITDHIAWQMFLQSWRALKNGGILHVVGNRHLAYHVKLQRIFKNCTTVESNGKFVILQAQKISKKAENHEDEHIEPSCAAADSSQPSEPHPQSGLYGGRK; encoded by the coding sequence ATGACAACTCAATTTTCAGTAGCAGATATCGAACTTGAATTACATCGTTATCCAAGTGAACAGGAATCAAACCTACAGGCATGGGATGCTGCAGATGAACACCTGATCAAGCATCTGACTGATATTGAGCAGACTGCAGTCACCACGGCTATCATCAATGATAATTTCGGCGCACTAACGGCTAGTCTTCTTTCTATCGACAGTCAGTGGCCACTTCTATTAGAAACTGACGCCAAAACCAGCCAGTTGGGTACCCAGCAAAACTTAACCAAGAATAAACTCAATAGCGAGAATATTCAGTGGGTTAATAGTCGTGAAGCACTACCCAGTTCAGTTGAACTGGTATTGATGAAGCTGCCTAAGAATCTGACTTATTTCGCTCACCAGCTTAACCGACTATCGCAGATTTTACCTCAAGGAACTCAGGTACTCATTGGCGCCAAAGCAAAATCGATCAACAAGTCACTACTCGAAGTGTTTGCCAAAAATTTAGGCCCGGCAAGTGCCAGCCTTACCTGGAAGAAAACCCGAGTAATAACCTGCATCAGTGATGGCAAGATTCGCTCCCTGCCCCAAGGTGTCAATTGGTCGATTCCTGAGTTAAAGCTAGAGATCAGTAACCTGAGTAATGTGTTCGCCGCTAACAAGCTGGATATCGGCGCCCGCATCATGCTGGATAACATGCCTAAGGGTGAGTTCACCTCTATCATAGATCTGGGTTGTGGCAATGGCGTACTGGGTCTGCATGCTAAGCAAGTCTTTCCCAAAGCTTATATTCATTTTATCGATGACTCTGAGATGGCTGTCGAGTCGGCAAGACAAAACTGGGCCCTCAATAACTTAGACACTGAAGGTTTAGTAGGTGAGCAAGCCAGCTTCGGCTGGGATGACTGTTTAACCCACCTAAACGAAGGTGTGCGTCCAGACCTAATTCTGTGTAACCCCCCTTTCCATCAAGGCGAAGCTATTACCGACCATATTGCCTGGCAGATGTTTCTCCAGTCCTGGCGCGCACTGAAAAATGGCGGCATATTGCATGTAGTAGGTAACCGTCACCTGGCTTATCACGTCAAGCTGCAGCGCATCTTTAAGAACTGCACCACTGTGGAGTCCAACGGCAAGTTTGTTATCTTGCAGGCGCAGAAGATCAGCAAGAAAGCCGAAAACCATGAAGATGAACACATAGAGCCAAGCTGTGCTGCGGCAGATAGCTCTCAACCGAGCGAGCCACACCCACAGAGTGGGCTTTATGGTGGAAGAAAGTAA
- a CDS encoding GlyGly-CTERM sorting domain-containing protein (This protein contains a GlyGly-CTERM protein-sorting domain, as detected by TIGR03501. These domains are found at the C-terminus of secreted proteins in organisms that possess both rhombosortase, which is an intramembrane serine proteinase (see TIGR03902), and a type II secretion system (T2SS). In at least some cases, such as VesB from Vibrio cholerae, cleavage by rhombosortase is followed first by attachment of a glycerophosphoethanolamine-containing moiety, then by transport by the T2SS across the outer membrane and release into the medium in soluble form.), with protein MSVTDTVEKKSGGSLGWLLLLLLPFVWRRRTQS; from the coding sequence GTGTCGGTGACAGATACTGTAGAGAAAAAGAGTGGCGGCTCACTAGGCTGGTTATTACTGCTACTGCTTCCATTCGTTTGGAGACGTCGCACACAAAGTTAG
- a CDS encoding TRAP transporter large permease, protein MLGYPVALTLAGVALLFAGVSSLFGVFDTSLLGVLPNRLYGVINNPILMAVPLFVFMGVVLEKSKVAEQLLTSMAELFGQFRGGLIFSVFFVGMLLAASTGIVGATVVTMGLMSLPSLLKRGYDPAFSAGAICATGTLGQIIPPSIALVLLGDVLSNAYQQAQLQMGIFSPKSVSVGDLFAGALLPGLLLLVLYCLYTLLLIRFKPEQFPESGEARRVDLGFILQTLCALVPPLLLIFMVLGSILFGVATPTEAASVGAFGALVIALIKRQMSVSILKEVMINTTKVTSMVFLILIGASIFSLVFRGLGGDELIHQIFSNMPGGVIGATILVMLVIFLLGFILDFIEITFVVVPLVAPILLSMGLDPIWLGIMIAVNLQTSFLTPPFGFALFYLRGVTKDLVTSGQIYRGVIPFVIIQLVLMLILSVWPGLVTWLPSVIYG, encoded by the coding sequence ATGCTTGGTTACCCTGTGGCACTGACATTAGCTGGGGTCGCGCTACTCTTCGCTGGGGTCAGTTCGCTCTTCGGCGTCTTCGACACTAGCCTGCTCGGCGTCCTGCCTAATAGGCTGTATGGCGTGATAAATAATCCCATCTTGATGGCTGTCCCCTTGTTTGTGTTTATGGGCGTGGTGCTTGAGAAATCTAAAGTTGCCGAACAGCTGCTGACTAGCATGGCCGAGTTATTTGGCCAGTTTCGTGGTGGACTTATTTTTAGTGTGTTCTTTGTCGGCATGTTGTTAGCTGCCAGCACCGGGATTGTCGGCGCTACTGTGGTGACCATGGGGCTGATGTCGCTGCCCAGCTTATTAAAGCGTGGCTACGATCCCGCCTTTAGCGCCGGCGCTATCTGTGCCACTGGCACTTTAGGCCAGATAATCCCGCCCTCTATCGCCCTAGTCTTACTCGGCGACGTCCTCTCTAATGCCTATCAACAGGCACAACTACAGATGGGGATCTTCAGCCCGAAATCTGTGTCAGTTGGCGATCTCTTTGCCGGGGCTTTACTGCCGGGTCTACTATTACTCGTGCTGTATTGCCTCTATACCCTATTACTTATTCGTTTTAAGCCTGAGCAGTTTCCCGAGTCTGGGGAGGCGAGGCGAGTGGACCTTGGCTTTATATTGCAAACTCTGTGCGCGCTGGTTCCACCTTTATTACTCATTTTTATGGTATTGGGCTCGATTTTGTTTGGTGTTGCGACGCCTACAGAGGCCGCCTCTGTAGGCGCATTCGGTGCACTGGTTATTGCCCTGATTAAGCGGCAGATGTCTGTTTCGATACTAAAAGAGGTGATGATAAACACGACTAAAGTCACCTCCATGGTATTTCTGATCTTGATCGGTGCGTCCATCTTCTCTCTGGTTTTTCGTGGATTGGGCGGAGATGAGCTCATACATCAAATTTTTAGCAATATGCCAGGGGGCGTTATCGGTGCCACCATATTGGTCATGTTGGTGATTTTTTTGCTTGGATTTATTTTGGACTTCATCGAGATCACCTTCGTTGTGGTACCTCTGGTAGCCCCGATATTACTGAGCATGGGACTAGACCCTATCTGGCTCGGGATCATGATAGCAGTAAATTTACAGACCTCTTTCTTAACGCCTCCATTCGGTTTCGCCTTGTTTTACCTAAGAGGAGTGACTAAAGACTTGGTGACCAGTGGTCAAATTTATCGGGGTGTGATCCCCTTCGTGATTATACAGCTGGTGCTAATGCTGATTTTGAGTGTGTGGCCAGGACTGGTTACCTGGCTACCTAGTGTCATTTATGGATGA
- a CDS encoding porin family protein translates to MKLLSIVIASILSFGAMAGESNHIIGGNIGYGGQDFEADNGEKYGGGDSVGIDAYYRYMLNDNFGLEGSIFSGSGGIASAFTGLISTVDNISYKGVRAAIYGQIPLSESNSLYAKLGASANELNYDVSGVFGSGTTESIETDGTDFYGAVGWGIRFQSGLGLNLEYQYVPIQELIVQNFSIGMSYRF, encoded by the coding sequence ATGAAATTGTTATCGATAGTGATTGCATCTATTTTGAGTTTTGGTGCCATGGCTGGTGAGTCTAATCATATCATTGGCGGTAATATTGGCTATGGCGGCCAAGATTTTGAGGCCGACAATGGTGAGAAGTACGGCGGTGGAGATAGTGTTGGAATCGATGCATATTATCGATATATGCTTAATGACAACTTTGGCCTAGAGGGCAGTATCTTCAGTGGTAGTGGTGGTATTGCAAGTGCATTTACGGGCTTGATCTCTACGGTTGATAATATCAGTTACAAAGGTGTGCGAGCGGCAATATATGGTCAAATTCCGCTGTCTGAAAGTAATAGCCTGTATGCCAAGTTAGGTGCCAGTGCTAATGAGCTTAACTATGATGTTTCAGGTGTTTTCGGTAGTGGCACTACTGAGAGTATTGAAACAGACGGAACCGATTTCTATGGTGCGGTAGGCTGGGGAATACGCTTTCAATCCGGACTAGGGCTCAACCTGGAATACCAGTATGTGCCGATTCAAGAACTCATCGTACAAAATTTCAGCATCGGCATGAGCTATCGATTCTAA
- a CDS encoding sterol desaturase family protein produces MEFSSLIAHPEMLLIVLAPIFFICILLEWYLGDRRKKLPHSARYHLPEVLCNFGLAGMHQGADILTGLLIAKLYLMFFGWRLFDIEMNVINFVLLMIAQDFCYYWFHRASHRVRWMWSAHVAHHSSESMNFSTAFRQSLMYPLAGMWVFWLPLVVVGFDPNWVVFVVLLNLGLQFFVHTQAVKTLGPIEWIFNTPSHHRVHHGRNPQYIDKNYAGVLIIWDRMFGTYVKEEETVEYGITKPINSFNPLVVTFSEWKEMFRDVFTPGLSLKARLGHLLLPPRGNNEP; encoded by the coding sequence ATGGAATTTAGTTCACTGATCGCTCACCCTGAGATGCTGCTTATCGTGCTGGCACCTATCTTTTTTATCTGCATCTTGCTGGAATGGTATCTGGGCGATAGGCGAAAGAAATTACCCCATAGTGCGCGCTATCATCTTCCCGAGGTACTGTGTAACTTCGGTCTGGCGGGGATGCATCAAGGGGCGGATATTTTAACGGGCTTGCTCATCGCTAAACTCTATCTGATGTTTTTTGGTTGGCGTTTGTTTGATATCGAGATGAATGTCATCAACTTTGTGTTACTCATGATAGCTCAGGATTTCTGTTACTACTGGTTCCATCGTGCCAGCCACAGGGTACGTTGGATGTGGTCTGCCCATGTAGCCCATCACAGTTCGGAAAGCATGAATTTCAGCACCGCATTCAGACAATCTCTGATGTACCCCTTAGCGGGCATGTGGGTGTTCTGGCTGCCGTTAGTGGTGGTCGGCTTCGATCCAAATTGGGTGGTATTCGTGGTCTTACTCAATCTTGGGCTACAGTTTTTCGTTCATACTCAGGCGGTCAAAACCTTAGGTCCAATTGAGTGGATATTCAATACGCCGTCACATCATAGAGTTCATCACGGCCGCAACCCTCAATACATAGATAAGAATTATGCTGGCGTGTTGATCATCTGGGATCGCATGTTTGGTACCTACGTCAAAGAGGAGGAGACGGTGGAGTATGGCATCACTAAACCTATTAATAGTTTCAACCCGCTAGTGGTCACTTTCAGTGAATGGAAGGAGATGTTTAGGGATGTATTTACGCCTGGATTGTCATTGAAGGCGCGCTTGGGTCATCTGCTATTACCTCCACGAGGCAATAATGAGCCTTAA
- a CDS encoding alpha-ketoglutarate-dependent dioxygenase AlkB family protein, giving the protein MKQQSLDLNRLTISDSELDSGSELEVESEPVLDRRSEPPVTWVKGYLAPAQQMALLREVQGYPFESPEIEVYGKRHRIPRSQVWFGDSGCDTKYSGLLVKALLWPKYADRLRQKLKRDFSLESNGVLVNRYVDGKDSMGWHCDNEPEFSAGSDIASITLGATRDFIIRDKVTHEKQTFALQSGDLLLMHWPMQDRWEHALPKRMRVTEPRVNYTFRRVIADYFG; this is encoded by the coding sequence ATGAAACAACAAAGTTTAGACTTAAATAGACTCACCATCTCTGACTCTGAATTAGACTCTGGCTCTGAATTGGAAGTTGAATCGGAGCCGGTACTGGACAGACGATCAGAACCTCCGGTAACTTGGGTCAAAGGCTATCTCGCACCAGCGCAACAGATGGCCTTACTGAGAGAGGTTCAAGGCTATCCATTTGAGTCTCCCGAAATCGAAGTCTATGGTAAACGACATCGCATACCCAGATCTCAAGTCTGGTTCGGAGATTCGGGCTGCGATACCAAGTATTCGGGTTTACTGGTCAAGGCGCTTCTCTGGCCTAAATATGCCGACAGACTGAGGCAAAAACTCAAACGGGATTTTAGTCTCGAATCCAACGGCGTGCTGGTTAACCGCTATGTCGATGGCAAGGACTCCATGGGCTGGCACTGTGATAATGAGCCGGAATTCTCAGCAGGCAGTGATATCGCTTCTATTACACTGGGTGCGACTCGAGACTTTATCATCAGAGATAAAGTCACTCATGAGAAGCAAACCTTTGCGCTGCAATCGGGCGACCTCTTGCTCATGCATTGGCCGATGCAAGACAGGTGGGAGCATGCCTTACCTAAGCGTATGAGAGTCACCGAGCCTAGAGTTAATTATACTTTTAGGCGAGTCATAGCAGATTATTTTGGCTAA
- the luxS gene encoding S-ribosylhomocysteine lyase, giving the protein MPLLDSFTVDHTRMHAPAVRVAKTMKTPSGDSITVFDLRFCVPNQDILSERGIHTLEHLYAGFMRDHLNGDSVEIIDISPMGCRTGFYMSLIGTPGEAEVAEAWLAAMNDVLKVAEQSEIPELNEYQCGTYDMHSLDQAKGIARSIIAAGISVNKNDELKLSDDILKGL; this is encoded by the coding sequence ATGCCATTATTAGATAGCTTTACCGTCGATCATACTCGCATGCATGCCCCAGCGGTCCGTGTGGCGAAAACCATGAAGACGCCTAGCGGTGATTCCATCACAGTATTCGATCTGCGTTTCTGTGTGCCGAACCAAGACATCTTGAGTGAGCGGGGCATACATACCTTAGAGCATCTTTATGCCGGATTTATGCGTGATCACCTCAATGGGGATTCTGTTGAAATCATCGACATCTCACCTATGGGCTGTCGTACCGGTTTCTATATGAGCCTGATTGGTACGCCTGGCGAGGCGGAAGTTGCCGAGGCTTGGTTGGCGGCGATGAACGATGTACTCAAAGTCGCGGAGCAATCTGAGATCCCAGAGCTTAATGAATACCAATGTGGCACTTATGACATGCACTCTCTGGATCAGGCTAAGGGCATCGCCCGGTCGATAATTGCTGCAGGGATAAGCGTTAACAAGAATGACGAGCTAAAGCTCAGTGATGACATCTTGAAAGGTTTGTGA
- a CDS encoding BolA family protein, which yields MSVEQLITEKLTAALSPSHLEVINESNNHHVPPNSETHFKVIITSAAFEGKRLLGRHRAVNEALADEFANGLHALSMHTFTPEEWLVESNVPDSPKCKG from the coding sequence ATGTCAGTAGAGCAACTCATTACCGAAAAACTCACCGCGGCCCTGTCGCCTAGTCACCTGGAAGTGATCAACGAGAGTAATAATCACCATGTGCCTCCGAATTCAGAGACACATTTTAAGGTCATTATTACGAGTGCGGCTTTCGAGGGTAAACGCTTACTTGGCAGACACAGAGCGGTGAATGAGGCGTTAGCCGATGAGTTCGCTAATGGCTTGCATGCCTTATCTATGCACACGTTCACTCCCGAAGAGTGGCTTGTAGAGTCGAATGTCCCTGACTCTCCAAAGTGTAAAGGCTAG
- a CDS encoding TRAP transporter small permease subunit has protein sequence MNQLEKITELIGRGVSWCTLFIVLMTLAVVILRYAFNTGATALQESALYLHGAVFTLAAGYTLKHDGHVRVDIFYRKFSVRSRHWVDFLGTLLLLMPVCLFILYSSFDYVLASWRVGESSVEASGLAYVYLQKSLLLLLVVSLLLQGIVELVRHGVALFNSDDCDSASGKDGKCGGEQ, from the coding sequence ATGAATCAACTAGAGAAGATAACCGAGCTGATTGGCAGAGGGGTGAGCTGGTGTACCCTGTTTATTGTATTGATGACACTCGCGGTAGTGATATTGCGCTATGCCTTCAATACCGGTGCCACGGCGCTGCAAGAGTCTGCCTTATATCTGCATGGCGCCGTGTTTACTTTAGCCGCTGGCTATACACTGAAACATGATGGCCATGTCAGGGTCGATATCTTCTACCGTAAGTTTAGCGTTCGTAGCCGTCATTGGGTGGACTTTCTCGGTACGCTACTGCTATTGATGCCCGTTTGTCTCTTTATCCTCTATTCAAGTTTCGATTATGTTTTAGCATCCTGGCGAGTCGGGGAAAGCTCAGTCGAAGCTAGTGGCTTAGCCTATGTGTATCTGCAGAAGAGTCTGTTGCTCTTGTTGGTCGTCAGTCTATTACTTCAAGGGATAGTTGAACTGGTGCGCCATGGCGTTGCCCTGTTTAACAGTGATGACTGTGATTCTGCGAGTGGGAAAGACGGCAAGTGCGGGGGAGAGCAATAG